CCTCGTCATCCACTGCTAGCCCCCCTGATTTAAACACCCCTGTTTTCTTTTCCAGACTTCCAAGACTGACATACCGTCTGAGCTGAGATTTTACCCGCGCAATCAGCTCAAGCGGATTAAATGGTTTTGTAATGTAATCATCCGCTCCCAAATTCAGTCCGGTCACCTTGTCGTAATCCTCAGACTTCGCAGAAAGCATAATGATTGGGATATTTTTTTCTTCTCTGATCTTCATGGTTGTTCTCATGCCATCCATTCTGGGCATCATAATATCCATCAAGACCAGATGAAGCTCCTCTTTGCGGACGATTTCCAGCGCCTCAATTCCATCATAAGCCTTAAAAACGTTAAACCCCTCGTTTCTCAGATAGACCTCAATGGCTCCCACAATCTCTCTGTCATCATCGCAAATTAAAATATTCATCCTCACTGCTCCCTCCAACCCGAATTCATTCTATTACTCTGCGCACTGCAACAGCAAGTGACGCAAGCAGCTTAACTCCAATACCCCCTTTCCTTTCATGGCCGAGGTCGTTTTGCCCCGCTATAAAAAAGGTGGCTTCGCCACTTCCGCTAGGGAACCCTATGGTTCCCTTCAACGGCCTTCGGCCTCCGACTCGCTTCGCTCCCTGCTGTCCGTTTTTC
This genomic window from Clostridiales bacterium contains:
- a CDS encoding response regulator transcription factor, which encodes MNILICDDDREIVGAIEVYLRNEGFNVFKAYDGIEALEIVRKEELHLVLMDIMMPRMDGMRTTMKIREEKNIPIIMLSAKSEDYDKVTGLNLGADDYITKPFNPLELIARVKSQLRRYVSLGSLEKKTGVFKSGGLAVDDEAKTVAVDGEQVPVTPIEYGILKLLTENAGKVFSMERIYEVVWNEPSFHPENTVAVHIRRIREKIEINPKEPRYLKVVWGIGYKIEKL